One Citricoccus sp. K5 DNA window includes the following coding sequences:
- a CDS encoding cell division protein SepF, whose product MAGALKKTMIYLGLADGEEQYEEEQRAAEQPRRQERAERHSAVETAEPADDWEDEVREDRPQPVRAAHPQPAEREYRAPVTPIKRATQSREEAPAVRQITTVHPRSYNDAKLIGESFRGGIPVIMNVTDMSEADAKRLVDFSAGLVFGLHGSIERVTNKVFLLTPATVQVLGEDSSETEDQAHFFNQS is encoded by the coding sequence ATGGCTGGTGCACTGAAGAAGACCATGATCTACCTCGGGCTCGCCGATGGCGAGGAGCAGTACGAGGAAGAGCAGCGGGCGGCCGAGCAGCCCCGCCGGCAGGAGCGGGCCGAGCGCCACTCCGCCGTCGAGACCGCTGAGCCGGCCGACGACTGGGAGGACGAGGTCCGGGAGGACCGCCCCCAGCCGGTGCGTGCGGCCCACCCCCAGCCGGCTGAGCGTGAGTATCGCGCACCCGTCACCCCCATCAAGCGGGCCACCCAGTCCCGGGAAGAGGCCCCTGCTGTGCGACAGATCACCACCGTGCACCCGCGTTCCTACAACGACGCCAAGCTCATCGGAGAGTCCTTCCGTGGGGGCATCCCGGTCATCATGAACGTGACGGACATGAGCGAGGCCGATGCGAAGCGCCTGGTGGACTTCTCCGCCGGCCTGGTGTTCGGCCTGCACGGATCCATCGAGCGCGTCACCAACAAGGTGTTCCTGCTGACGCCGGCCACCGTCCAGGTCCTGGGCGAGGACTCCTCGGAGACCGAAGACCAGGCCCACTTCTTCAACCAGAGCTGA
- a CDS encoding RluA family pseudouridine synthase — protein MTQTPEPGEAVVVPQEHEVGRRVDAVLAVALGISRTKAAAWCAAGLVSERAAGTPGPVRAVQKSARVAAGTELLVDVPEEPNPLDVKVEIVEDLRILADDPDYVVVDKPVGVAAHPSPGWVGPTVVGGLAGAGYRISTSGAPERQGIVHRLDVGTSGIMVVAKSERAYAVLKDAFRDRTPEKTYHAVVQGLPDPLNGTIDAPIGRHPGHDWKFAVLEGGRDSITRYQTLEAFGRATLVEVKLETGRTHQIRVHFSALRHPCAGDLTYGADPRLAAELGLTRQWLHAHRLGFSHPVTGEWVDYESPYPQDLVYALGVLRGD, from the coding sequence GTGACGCAGACTCCTGAACCCGGCGAGGCCGTCGTCGTCCCCCAGGAGCACGAGGTGGGCCGGAGGGTGGACGCGGTCCTGGCCGTGGCCCTCGGGATCTCGCGCACGAAGGCAGCGGCCTGGTGCGCGGCCGGCCTCGTGTCCGAACGTGCCGCCGGGACGCCGGGGCCGGTACGGGCCGTGCAGAAATCCGCCAGAGTCGCGGCCGGCACCGAACTCCTGGTGGACGTCCCGGAGGAACCGAACCCGCTCGATGTGAAGGTGGAAATCGTGGAGGACCTGAGAATCCTGGCAGACGACCCGGACTACGTGGTGGTGGACAAGCCCGTCGGCGTGGCCGCCCACCCGTCCCCGGGCTGGGTGGGTCCCACCGTCGTCGGGGGACTGGCCGGTGCCGGCTACCGCATCTCGACGTCCGGTGCCCCGGAGCGCCAGGGGATCGTGCACCGACTGGACGTGGGCACCTCAGGGATCATGGTGGTCGCCAAGTCCGAGCGCGCCTACGCCGTGCTCAAGGACGCGTTCCGCGACCGCACCCCGGAGAAGACCTACCACGCGGTGGTGCAGGGACTTCCGGATCCCCTGAACGGGACCATCGACGCCCCGATCGGCCGCCACCCCGGTCACGACTGGAAGTTCGCCGTGCTCGAGGGCGGCCGGGACTCCATCACCCGGTACCAGACCCTCGAGGCCTTTGGCCGGGCGACCCTGGTGGAGGTCAAGCTCGAGACCGGGCGGACCCACCAGATCCGCGTGCACTTCTCGGCGCTGCGCCACCCCTGTGCAGGGGATCTGACCTACGGCGCCGATCCTCGGCTGGCAGCGGAATTGGGGTTGACGCGGCAATGGCTGCACGCCCACCGGCTCGGGTTCTCCCACCCGGTGACCGGGGAATGGGTGGACTACGAGAGCCCCTACCCGCAGGACCTCGTCTATGCCTTGGGCGTGTTGCGCGGGGACTAA
- a CDS encoding DivIVA domain-containing protein, translating into MALTPEDVVNKRFQPTKFREGYDQDEVDDFLDEIVVELRRLNQENDELRRKVSDLQSGGSGESAVPAPVSAEAAEDQDTQVKAGAAPEAVESTDTTESAQAEDTPAAAPATAAPAAGAAVPAAVSEPTVTESAPAAGSTAATPVSGASEATATSAAGVLAMAQKLHDDYVAEGQTKREEIILEAQTEANGLVNDAQEKSRKTLADLEEKKSVLERKVEQLKGFERDYRARLKAYIEGQLRDLQNQGPIQDEATASN; encoded by the coding sequence ATGGCTCTGACGCCGGAAGATGTTGTCAACAAGCGGTTCCAGCCGACGAAATTTCGGGAAGGCTACGACCAGGACGAGGTTGACGACTTCCTGGACGAGATCGTGGTCGAACTGCGTCGTCTGAACCAGGAGAACGACGAGCTGCGCCGCAAGGTGTCGGACCTGCAGTCCGGCGGAAGCGGCGAGTCCGCTGTTCCGGCTCCGGTGTCGGCTGAGGCCGCAGAGGACCAGGACACCCAGGTCAAGGCCGGCGCTGCCCCGGAGGCCGTGGAGTCCACGGACACCACCGAGTCCGCCCAGGCCGAGGACACCCCCGCCGCTGCTCCGGCCACCGCGGCGCCTGCCGCTGGTGCGGCGGTCCCGGCTGCCGTCTCCGAGCCCACCGTCACCGAGTCCGCCCCAGCTGCCGGTTCCACCGCCGCCACGCCGGTCTCCGGCGCGTCCGAGGCCACGGCCACGTCCGCCGCAGGCGTGCTGGCCATGGCCCAGAAGCTGCATGACGACTACGTGGCCGAGGGCCAGACCAAGCGCGAGGAGATCATCCTGGAGGCCCAGACCGAGGCCAACGGGCTGGTCAATGACGCCCAGGAGAAGTCCCGGAAGACGCTGGCCGACCTCGAGGAGAAGAAGTCGGTGCTGGAGCGCAAGGTGGAGCAGCTCAAGGGCTTCGAGCGCGACTACCGCGCTCGCCTGAAGGCTTACATCGAGGGCCAGCTCCGCGACCTGCAGAACCAGGGGCCGATCCAGGACGAGGCCACAGCCTCGAACTGA
- the lspA gene encoding signal peptidase II yields the protein MTDIEPSHPAGPEDTTATAPKRHRAWVAVLVFAVGYVFDQLTKRWVESTMTEGQVTDVLAPVLRWHFIRNPGAAFSIGEEHTWIFTIIQSAVAVVVVVLLFRVRSTLWAVALGGLLGGVLGNLTDRLFRPPGFGVGHVVDFIALPNFAIFNIADSLIVCSMIGIVLLMFRGLQLDGTREMPEKAAGTTEAGKPTGQGRDADS from the coding sequence GTGACCGACATTGAGCCCAGCCACCCCGCCGGTCCAGAGGACACCACCGCAACCGCACCGAAGCGTCATCGTGCGTGGGTCGCCGTGCTGGTGTTCGCCGTGGGTTACGTCTTCGACCAGCTCACCAAGCGCTGGGTCGAGAGCACCATGACCGAGGGGCAGGTCACCGACGTCCTGGCTCCCGTGCTCCGGTGGCACTTCATCCGCAATCCGGGTGCCGCGTTCTCCATCGGCGAGGAGCACACCTGGATCTTCACCATCATCCAGTCCGCGGTGGCCGTCGTCGTGGTGGTGCTGCTGTTCCGGGTCCGCTCGACCCTGTGGGCCGTGGCCCTGGGCGGTCTGCTGGGTGGAGTCCTGGGCAACCTGACGGACCGCCTGTTCAGGCCGCCGGGCTTCGGTGTGGGGCACGTGGTCGACTTCATCGCCTTGCCGAACTTCGCCATCTTCAACATCGCGGACTCGTTGATCGTCTGCTCCATGATCGGCATCGTCCTGCTGATGTTCAGGGGACTGCAGCTCGACGGCACCCGAGAGATGCCTGAGAAGGCCGCGGGGACAACAGAGGCCGGTAAGCCCACCGGGCAGGGCCGTGACGCAGACTCCTGA
- a CDS encoding YggT family protein — MTLIFSLLYLVLALVQFLLLIRIVFDVVQSFARSWRPKGILLMVASTVYTVTDPPLRWLRSKIPPVNLGGIGIDVAFLILFVVVVLLKSIVAALAVGTLG; from the coding sequence GTGACCCTGATCTTCTCCCTTCTCTACCTTGTCCTGGCACTGGTTCAGTTCCTGCTGCTGATCCGGATCGTCTTCGACGTGGTGCAGTCCTTCGCGCGTTCCTGGCGGCCGAAGGGCATCCTGCTGATGGTCGCATCCACCGTGTACACCGTGACCGACCCGCCCCTGCGCTGGCTCCGGTCCAAGATCCCGCCGGTGAATCTCGGCGGAATCGGCATCGACGTGGCCTTTCTGATCCTCTTCGTCGTTGTCGTCCTGCTGAAGTCCATCGTCGCTGCCCTTGCCGTGGGCACGTTGGGCTGA